A region from the uncultured Draconibacterium sp. genome encodes:
- a CDS encoding DUF4861 family protein, producing the protein MKNLSLIITLLVVIVTACTNPKSKEKNIASAPLEVKKTQAYIGLKEGGEWKWVTKNNGNEQYEYQGGSFKSVSQLNVDEKHTDHSFDIQFEGPGWESDKIAYRIYLDWRNAIDIFGKKTDTTVLHSVGLDGFDSYHEVADWGVDVLKVGSSLGMGSVAFWDGEKAIGVEKTDSLFAKVKNDETKSEVAITYYGWEINNTKTTLQSTLAIEAGSYLTRYTHTLSETLPNLASGIVKHDNTEVKVFTDIKEGWTCLASFGVQTLQNDKLGMCVFVKTDQLIEHTSDSYSEVLVMKPENKELHYYFGAAWEQDASGVSSMDDFKALLVEQADFIQ; encoded by the coding sequence ATGAAAAACTTAAGCTTGATAATTACATTACTGGTTGTAATTGTAACGGCCTGTACCAATCCAAAATCAAAAGAAAAAAATATTGCTTCAGCTCCCCTGGAAGTTAAGAAAACACAAGCCTACATTGGCCTTAAAGAAGGTGGCGAGTGGAAGTGGGTAACCAAAAATAATGGAAACGAACAATATGAATATCAGGGAGGTAGTTTTAAATCGGTTAGCCAATTGAATGTTGACGAAAAACATACCGATCATTCTTTTGATATTCAGTTTGAAGGACCCGGTTGGGAATCGGATAAAATAGCTTACCGTATTTATCTCGATTGGCGTAATGCCATTGATATTTTTGGCAAGAAAACCGATACAACTGTATTGCATTCGGTGGGGCTTGATGGTTTCGATTCATATCATGAAGTAGCCGACTGGGGTGTTGATGTATTAAAAGTTGGATCGTCATTAGGCATGGGATCTGTAGCATTCTGGGATGGAGAAAAAGCCATTGGTGTGGAGAAAACGGATAGTTTGTTTGCCAAAGTAAAAAACGACGAAACCAAATCGGAGGTAGCCATTACTTACTATGGCTGGGAAATAAACAATACCAAAACTACTTTACAATCTACCCTTGCTATAGAGGCCGGAAGTTACCTGACACGATACACGCACACGCTTTCTGAGACCTTGCCGAATTTGGCCAGTGGCATTGTAAAACACGACAATACTGAAGTAAAGGTATTTACTGATATAAAGGAAGGCTGGACCTGTTTGGCAAGCTTTGGTGTACAAACCTTACAAAACGATAAGTTGGGGATGTGCGTGTTTGTTAAAACCGATCAGTTGATTGAGCACACCAGCGATTCATACAGCGAGGTGCTGGTAATGAAACCAGAAAACAAAGAGTTGCACTATTACTTTGGTGCAGCATGGGAGCAGGATGCATCGGGCGTAAGTTCAATGGATGATTTTAAAGCTTTATTGGTTGAACAGGCAGATTTTATCCAATAA